In Bacteroides coprosuis DSM 18011, the following are encoded in one genomic region:
- a CDS encoding phosphoglucomutase/phosphomannomutase alpha/beta/alpha domain I (COGs: COG1109 Phosphomannomutase~InterPro IPR005844:IPR005845:IPR005846~KEGG: bth:BT_1548 phosphoglucomutase phosphomannomutase~PFAM: Alpha-D-phosphohexomutase, alpha/beta/alpha domain I; Alpha-D-phosphohexomutase, alpha/beta/alpha domain II; Alpha-D-phosphohexomutase, alpha/beta/alpha domain III~SPTR: Phosphoglucomutase;~IMG reference gene:2504106783~PFAM: Phosphoglucomutase/phosphomannomutase, alpha/beta/alpha domain II; Phosphoglucomutase/phosphomannomutase, alpha/beta/alpha domain III; Phosphoglucomutase/phosphomannomutase, C-terminal domain; Phosphoglucomutase/phosphomannomutase, alpha/beta/alpha domain I) — protein sequence MKNEELLKSVVEKANQWLTPAYNEETQAEIRRMLDSEDKTELIESFYKDLEFGTGGLRGIMGAGSNRMNIYTVGGATQGLSNYLNKQFKDLKQIAVVVGHDCRNNSRKFAEISANIFSANGIKVYLFEDLRPTPETSFTIRHLGCQSGIMITASHNPKEYNGYKAYWEDGAQVLSPNDHGIIAEVEKVKAEDIKFEGKPELIQIIGKDIDKVFLDAVQTVSLNPDVIARHRDMKIVYTPIHGTGITLIPQALKMWGFNNIIDVPEQNVISGNFPTVVSPNPEEPAALTMAVEKAKATNADLVMASDPDADRIGIAVKNDKGEWILVNGNQICMIFLYYILTQYKALGKLKGNEFVVKTIVTTELIKRIADSVNVELIDCYTGFKWVAREIRELEGKKKYIGGGEESFGFLAADFIRDKDSVSACCLMSEIAAWAKDNGKSLYEMLQDIYLEYGFSKERVISVVRKGKTGAEEIKAMMTNYRNNPPKTLAGSEVVRIKDFQSLEEKDIKTGKVTKLDMPDTSNVLQFFTADGSKASVRPSGTEPKIKFYIEVMGDMKSRADYDEVNKLADAKVDFVCKDLGI from the coding sequence ATGAAAAACGAAGAACTTTTAAAATCTGTAGTTGAAAAAGCTAATCAATGGCTTACTCCTGCATATAATGAAGAAACTCAAGCAGAAATTCGTAGAATGCTTGATAGTGAAGATAAAACAGAACTAATTGAATCTTTCTACAAAGATTTAGAGTTCGGTACTGGTGGTCTTCGTGGTATAATGGGTGCTGGTAGCAACCGAATGAATATCTATACCGTGGGTGGTGCAACCCAAGGTTTATCGAATTACTTAAATAAGCAGTTTAAAGATTTGAAGCAAATAGCAGTTGTCGTAGGTCATGATTGCCGTAACAATAGCCGTAAGTTTGCTGAGATTTCTGCAAATATCTTTTCTGCAAATGGAATAAAAGTCTATCTATTTGAAGACTTACGTCCAACTCCAGAAACATCTTTTACCATTCGTCACTTAGGTTGTCAAAGTGGTATTATGATTACTGCTTCTCACAACCCAAAAGAATACAATGGTTATAAAGCATATTGGGAAGATGGAGCGCAAGTTCTTTCTCCAAATGATCATGGTATTATTGCTGAGGTAGAAAAAGTAAAAGCAGAGGATATCAAGTTTGAAGGTAAACCAGAGTTAATCCAAATTATTGGTAAAGATATTGATAAGGTATTTTTAGATGCTGTTCAGACTGTATCTTTAAACCCGGATGTTATTGCTCGTCATAGAGATATGAAGATTGTTTATACTCCAATCCACGGTACTGGTATTACTCTTATACCACAAGCTCTTAAGATGTGGGGTTTCAATAATATCATTGATGTTCCTGAACAAAATGTAATTAGTGGTAATTTCCCTACTGTGGTTTCTCCAAACCCAGAAGAACCAGCTGCTCTTACAATGGCTGTAGAAAAAGCGAAAGCAACGAATGCCGACCTAGTGATGGCTAGTGATCCTGATGCAGACCGTATTGGTATAGCTGTTAAAAATGATAAGGGAGAATGGATTTTGGTGAATGGTAACCAGATCTGCATGATCTTCTTATATTATATTTTGACTCAGTATAAGGCTCTAGGCAAATTGAAAGGGAATGAGTTTGTAGTTAAAACAATTGTTACTACTGAGCTTATCAAAAGAATTGCCGATTCTGTGAACGTAGAATTAATTGATTGTTACACAGGATTCAAATGGGTAGCTCGTGAAATACGTGAGCTAGAAGGAAAGAAAAAATATATTGGTGGTGGTGAAGAAAGCTTTGGTTTCTTAGCTGCTGACTTTATTCGTGATAAAGACTCTGTTTCTGCTTGCTGCTTGATGAGCGAAATTGCTGCTTGGGCAAAAGATAATGGTAAGTCTCTATATGAAATGCTTCAAGATATATATCTAGAATATGGTTTCTCTAAAGAAAGAGTAATCAGTGTAGTTCGTAAGGGTAAAACTGGTGCTGAAGAAATTAAGGCAATGATGACTAATTACAGAAACAACCCTCCTAAAACATTGGCTGGTTCAGAAGTAGTTCGTATCAAAGACTTTCAATCATTAGAAGAAAAGGACATTAAGACAGGCAAGGTTACTAAATTAGATATGCCTGACACTTCAAATGTGCTTCAGTTCTTTACAGCAGATGGTTCAAAAGCGTCTGTTCGTCCTTCAGGTACAGAACCTAAGATTAAGTTCTACATTGAAGTAATGGGAGATATGAAGTCTAGAGCAGATTATGATGAAGTTAATAAATTAGCAGATGCTAAAGTTGACTTTGTTTGCAAAGATTTAGGTATCTAA
- a CDS encoding hypothetical protein (KEGG: bth:BT_1330 hypothetical protein~SPTR: Membrane protein;~IMG reference gene:2504106784), producing MRTTRIKQREFKNSVAHSWALFALGGVSLLTGLWALFAPTAALTSGHLFFILSIILIGVLHYVYMRVTRTDVYEWSWGIAAAIFGVIIGLVMTSKECTQWNILSFYLAIWGFVQFFIMLTIISVIKNRKFVNWIIILVCAIAGLALSTTLIVNPIIASSKFIVSSLFIIYAMPHFYYAIQVNRVQVNISNN from the coding sequence ATGAGAACCACTAGAATTAAACAAAGAGAGTTTAAAAACTCTGTAGCACACTCGTGGGCATTATTTGCCCTAGGAGGTGTTTCACTACTAACTGGGTTATGGGCTTTATTTGCACCAACAGCAGCACTAACATCTGGCCATTTATTCTTTATACTGAGCATTATTCTGATCGGAGTACTTCATTATGTATATATGCGTGTAACAAGAACTGATGTTTACGAATGGAGCTGGGGTATAGCTGCTGCTATATTTGGAGTTATCATCGGATTGGTTATGACATCGAAGGAGTGTACACAGTGGAATATTTTAAGTTTCTACCTGGCAATATGGGGTTTTGTCCAATTCTTTATTATGCTTACCATTATATCAGTTATCAAGAATAGAAAGTTTGTCAATTGGATAATCATACTAGTCTGCGCAATAGCAGGATTAGCTCTTTCTACTACACTTATTGTAAATCCTATAATAGCATCTAGTAAGTTTATAGTTTCATCACTATTTATTATATATGCTATGCCGCATTTTTATTATGCTATTCAGGTAAATAGAGTTCAGGTAAATATTTCCAATAATTAG
- a CDS encoding GCN5-related N-acetyltransferase (InterPro IPR000182~KEGG: pgn:PGN_0932 probable GCN5-related N-acetyltransferase~PFAM: GCN5-related N-acetyltransferase (GNAT) domain~SPTR: GNAT family acetyltransferase;~IMG reference gene:2504106785~PFAM: Acetyltransferase (GNAT) family) yields MKYEIEILSNSDTIPYNLLLLADETMEAIEKYIHQCTIVVIRSSESNHPIGVMALYEISKNLLEIKNLAIDTPFQKQGIGKQLIDYAFTLGKEKGYKKLIVGTGDYSMDAFAFYSRIGFKPYGVRADFYIDNYKAPIIENGHQLKDMIMLKQCIH; encoded by the coding sequence ATGAAGTACGAAATAGAAATTCTTTCAAACTCAGACACAATTCCATACAATTTGCTATTACTTGCAGATGAAACTATGGAAGCCATAGAAAAGTATATTCACCAATGTACAATAGTGGTAATACGCTCTAGTGAAAGTAACCATCCTATAGGTGTTATGGCTCTTTATGAGATAAGTAAAAACCTCTTAGAAATAAAGAATTTAGCTATAGATACACCTTTTCAAAAACAAGGTATAGGAAAGCAATTAATTGATTATGCCTTTACTCTTGGCAAAGAAAAGGGGTATAAAAAACTCATTGTTGGTACAGGCGATTATAGTATGGATGCCTTTGCTTTTTATAGCCGTATAGGATTTAAACCTTATGGCGTTAGAGCTGACTTTTATATAGACAACTATAAAGCTCCTATCATAGAAAATGGGCATCAACTTAAGGATATGATTATGTTGAAGCAGTGTATCCACTAG
- a CDS encoding ABC transporter related protein (COGs: COG0488 ATPase components of ABC transporter with duplicated ATPase domains~InterPro IPR003593:IPR003439~KEGG: lby:Lbys_0808 ABC transporter related protein~PFAM: ABC transporter-like~SMART: ATPase, AAA+ type, core~SPTR: Putative ATP-binding ABC transporter protein;~IMG reference gene:2504106786~PFAM: ABC transporter): MSIILQNISFQHPDGDILFTDLSFSIEEGDKVALIGDNGTGKSTLLKLISGKIPIQSGSVYREVDAYVVPQNIDEFSSLTVAEALKVDAKIIALHQILAGNVEPAYMELLGDDWDIEEQVIKALHQWGLDSIRLEQTLSTLSGGERVKVFLSGLTLHQPQLVLMDEPTNHLDYVSKDLLYSWIEKTSAIVLIVSHDRELLDLLSGIYELSSLGIKYYSGNYTEYKEQKEIELNAIENALKGKEVERKVALKKQQKVTERRQKLDNRGKDLSIKKGIGKMGLDTRQDRAEKTSARYKSTQGDRVNALSGDIQSIKDKIAQHSVLKLHIESSDLHDNKILVEAKGLNFEYVKDKPLWKETLNFLIRSGERVLLRGINGSGKTTLLNLITGSVKPTIGKLDVAPLNWMYLDQDYLLLNPSWTVYEQAQNFNPKMPEHEVKCMLHRSQLSESFWDKPCSSLSGGEKMKLSLCSLLISSVAPDLLILDEPTNNIDIHSIEILTETVRNYAGSILLVSHDDVFIQEVGIDYELELK, from the coding sequence ATGAGTATAATTCTTCAAAATATAAGTTTCCAACACCCTGACGGGGATATTTTATTTACTGATTTATCTTTTTCTATTGAAGAAGGCGATAAAGTTGCTTTGATAGGAGATAATGGAACAGGAAAATCAACTCTCTTAAAATTAATTAGTGGTAAAATACCTATTCAAAGTGGCTCTGTTTATAGAGAGGTTGATGCCTATGTAGTACCCCAAAATATAGATGAATTCAGTTCGTTGACAGTAGCAGAAGCCTTGAAGGTTGATGCTAAAATTATTGCGTTACACCAAATCCTAGCGGGGAATGTAGAGCCTGCATACATGGAACTTTTGGGTGATGATTGGGATATTGAAGAGCAGGTAATTAAAGCTTTGCATCAGTGGGGATTAGACTCTATTCGGTTAGAGCAAACCCTTTCTACTTTAAGCGGGGGAGAACGTGTGAAAGTATTCCTCTCTGGTTTGACACTCCATCAACCTCAACTTGTGTTGATGGATGAACCTACTAATCATCTTGACTATGTTTCTAAAGACTTATTATATAGCTGGATAGAAAAGACCAGTGCAATAGTCTTAATAGTTAGCCACGATAGGGAACTACTTGATCTCCTATCCGGTATCTATGAATTGTCTAGCCTGGGTATAAAGTATTATTCTGGAAATTACACAGAATATAAAGAACAAAAAGAGATTGAGTTGAATGCTATTGAAAATGCATTGAAAGGCAAAGAGGTAGAAAGAAAAGTTGCTCTAAAGAAGCAGCAGAAAGTTACTGAACGCCGACAAAAGTTGGATAATCGAGGTAAAGATTTGAGTATAAAAAAAGGAATTGGGAAAATGGGACTTGATACCCGTCAAGATCGTGCTGAAAAAACGAGTGCACGTTATAAATCCACTCAGGGAGATAGAGTTAATGCTTTGTCGGGTGATATTCAGTCTATCAAAGATAAGATAGCCCAGCATTCTGTTTTGAAGCTTCATATAGAATCCTCCGACTTGCATGATAATAAAATTCTAGTTGAGGCCAAAGGGTTGAATTTTGAATATGTGAAAGATAAACCTTTGTGGAAAGAGACTTTGAACTTCCTAATACGTAGTGGTGAGCGAGTATTATTGAGGGGCATTAATGGTTCTGGTAAGACAACTTTGCTCAATTTAATAACTGGATCTGTGAAGCCTACCATCGGGAAGCTTGATGTTGCTCCTCTAAATTGGATGTACTTAGACCAAGATTATTTATTACTCAATCCGAGTTGGACTGTTTACGAACAGGCACAAAACTTTAATCCTAAAATGCCCGAGCATGAAGTAAAATGTATGTTGCATCGATCTCAATTATCAGAGAGTTTTTGGGACAAGCCTTGTTCTAGTTTGAGTGGTGGTGAGAAGATGAAATTGAGTTTATGTAGTTTGTTAATATCATCAGTTGCTCCAGATCTTTTAATATTGGATGAACCAACTAATAATATAGATATACATAGTATTGAAATTTTAACTGAAACTGTGCGTAATTATGCAGGTTCCATTTTACTAGTATCGCACGATGATGTTTTTATCCAAGAAGTTGGAATTGATTATGAATTGGAATTAAAGTAA
- a CDS encoding hypothetical protein (KEGG: pay:PAU_00421 hypothetical protein~SPTR: Putative uncharacterized protein;~IMG reference gene:2504106787) has protein sequence MKDWKTIMIIQGVAILTIGILSLTATQILVSKVGLFALMVSFILFIYARIKELNSWDIKLTLVITLLYLLFYFYMK, from the coding sequence ATGAAAGATTGGAAAACGATTATGATCATTCAGGGAGTAGCTATCCTTACAATAGGTATTTTATCCTTGACAGCCACACAGATTCTTGTAAGTAAAGTAGGACTATTTGCACTTATGGTTTCTTTTATCCTCTTCATCTATGCAAGAATTAAAGAACTTAATTCTTGGGATATAAAACTGACTCTTGTTATTACTCTTCTCTATCTTCTTTTTTATTTTTACATGAAATAA
- a CDS encoding Chloramphenicol O-acetyltransferase (COGs: COG4845 Chloramphenicol O-acetyltransferase~InterPro IPR001707~KEGG: bcx:BCA_2477 chloramphenicol acetyltransferase~PFAM: Chloramphenicol acetyltransferase~PRIAM: Chloramphenicol O-acetyltransferase~SPTR: Chloramphenicol O-acetyltransferase;~IMG reference gene:2504106788~PFAM: Chloramphenicol acetyltransferase): MVAKFNQIDFETWERSEYFYYYINKIKCKYTLTAQLDITPIITLKEQKSLKLFPTFLYAIMRAVNENKEFRMAYNQDKQLGYWNFVVPAYTLFHEDDKTFSDVWSDYNEDFNTFYSNVVNDLNTYKDVKGIKAKPNQPKNFCSVSSIPWLSFSSFAQDTYEESDFLFPLIRFGKYYKKDDRSFIPFAVFVNHAVADGYHTSKLINDVQKFVNKAQQWGK, translated from the coding sequence ATGGTAGCAAAATTCAATCAAATAGACTTTGAAACTTGGGAAAGGAGTGAGTATTTTTATTATTATATCAATAAAATAAAATGCAAATACACACTCACTGCCCAGCTAGATATAACCCCTATTATCACTCTGAAAGAGCAGAAATCCTTAAAGTTATTTCCTACATTTTTATACGCCATTATGCGTGCAGTAAATGAAAATAAAGAATTTCGTATGGCATACAATCAAGATAAACAATTAGGTTATTGGAACTTTGTTGTGCCAGCTTATACCCTATTTCACGAAGATGATAAAACTTTTTCGGATGTTTGGAGTGATTACAATGAGGATTTTAACACATTCTATTCCAACGTAGTCAATGATTTAAATACCTATAAAGATGTGAAAGGGATTAAAGCAAAGCCCAATCAACCTAAAAACTTTTGTTCCGTATCTTCCATTCCTTGGCTTAGCTTTTCATCTTTTGCTCAAGATACCTACGAAGAATCCGATTTCCTTTTCCCTCTTATTCGCTTTGGCAAATACTATAAAAAAGACGATAGATCCTTCATACCCTTCGCTGTCTTTGTAAACCATGCTGTTGCCGATGGCTACCATACAAGCAAATTAATAAACGATGTGCAAAAATTTGTTAATAAAGCTCAACAGTGGGGTAAATAA